One genomic region from Flagellimonas oceani encodes:
- a CDS encoding aldo/keto reductase has product MEQTTKFSRIISGAMTWGSWGKKLSNKEMIELMHHSIECGLTTFDHADIYGSYSTEGDFGAAFGDSGIKREDIQLITKCGIQLTRGRDNKINHYQYDKDYIIWSAEESLKKLKTDYLDFFLMHRPSPLMHPDEIAEAAQHLLKSGKIRQFGVSNFTTSQVSMLENAIPVEGNQVEFSLTHHDPMYDGTFDDCIANKRMAMAWSPLGSFFRETDEQVERIKEAMGPLINKYNADENQLLLAWILKHPANVHPVIGTTNKKRMQLAAEAINIELELQDWFALLVASQGHDVP; this is encoded by the coding sequence ATGGAACAGACAACGAAATTTTCCCGCATTATATCGGGAGCAATGACCTGGGGAAGTTGGGGGAAAAAACTTTCCAACAAAGAAATGATCGAATTGATGCACCATAGCATTGAATGCGGCCTTACCACTTTTGACCATGCCGACATATACGGGAGCTATTCCACGGAGGGCGATTTTGGAGCTGCATTCGGCGATAGTGGAATCAAAAGAGAGGATATCCAATTGATCACTAAATGTGGCATTCAATTGACCCGGGGCAGGGACAATAAAATCAATCATTACCAATACGATAAGGATTATATTATCTGGTCGGCAGAAGAGTCGCTGAAAAAGTTGAAAACAGATTATCTGGATTTCTTTTTGATGCACCGACCAAGCCCGCTGATGCATCCCGATGAAATAGCGGAAGCCGCACAACATTTGCTAAAAAGTGGAAAAATAAGACAATTTGGAGTGTCAAATTTTACGACCTCCCAAGTGTCGATGTTGGAGAATGCCATCCCCGTTGAAGGGAATCAGGTGGAATTTTCCCTAACGCACCACGACCCCATGTACGATGGTACTTTTGATGATTGTATCGCCAACAAAAGAATGGCAATGGCCTGGAGCCCGTTGGGTAGCTTTTTCAGGGAAACCGATGAACAGGTGGAACGAATAAAAGAAGCGATGGGCCCACTTATAAACAAGTACAATGCTGACGAAAACCAGCTGCTTTTGGCATGGATATTAAAACACCCTGCCAATGTTCACCCGGTGATAGGCACTACAAACAAAAAAAGAATGCAATTGGCCGCCGAGGCCATAAATATAGAATTGGAACTTCAGGATTGGTTTGCGCTTTTGGTAGCGAGCCAAGGACATGATGTTCCGTAG
- a CDS encoding AAA family ATPase has protein sequence MEENTTIDISAVNEKIAQESAFIDLLKVEMNKAIVGQTHMVERLLIGLLGKGHILLEGVPGLAKTLAINTLAKAVKGSFSRIQFTPDLLPADVVGTLIYNIKENDFSIKKGPIFANFVLADEINRAPAKVQSALLEAMQEKQVTIGDETFILDKPFLVMATQNPVEQEGTYPLPEAQVDRFMLKTVIDYPKLNEEQLIIRQNLKGATEAVNPVVSLEQILRAQETVREVYMDEKIEKYILDLIFATRYPEKYNLESLKPLISFGASPRGSINLANASKCYAFIKRRGYVVPEDVRAVVHDVLRHRIGITYEAEAENITSEEIINKIVNEVEVP, from the coding sequence ATGGAAGAAAACACTACTATTGATATTAGTGCTGTGAATGAGAAAATTGCCCAAGAAAGCGCTTTTATTGACCTTTTAAAGGTTGAAATGAACAAAGCTATAGTAGGGCAGACCCACATGGTGGAACGTCTATTGATAGGTCTTTTGGGCAAAGGCCACATTCTGCTCGAAGGTGTTCCCGGATTGGCAAAAACGCTGGCCATCAATACATTGGCAAAAGCCGTAAAAGGAAGCTTTAGCAGAATACAGTTTACCCCGGACCTTTTGCCCGCCGATGTGGTGGGAACCCTTATCTACAATATCAAAGAGAACGATTTCTCCATAAAAAAAGGACCCATCTTTGCCAACTTTGTATTGGCAGACGAGATCAACAGGGCCCCTGCCAAAGTACAGTCCGCCCTTTTGGAGGCCATGCAGGAAAAGCAGGTGACCATTGGTGACGAGACCTTTATTTTGGACAAACCGTTTTTGGTAATGGCCACCCAAAACCCTGTGGAACAAGAAGGAACTTATCCACTTCCCGAAGCACAGGTGGACCGTTTTATGCTGAAAACGGTAATAGACTATCCAAAACTTAACGAGGAGCAGTTGATTATACGTCAAAACCTAAAAGGCGCGACTGAAGCCGTTAACCCCGTGGTTTCCTTGGAGCAAATTCTAAGGGCCCAAGAAACCGTTCGTGAAGTTTACATGGACGAAAAAATCGAAAAATACATACTCGACCTCATCTTCGCTACGCGATACCCCGAAAAATACAACTTGGAAAGCTTGAAGCCACTCATTAGTTTTGGCGCCTCTCCAAGGGGTAGCATCAACTTGGCCAATGCGTCCAAGTGTTATGCGTTCATCAAACGAAGAGGTTATGTGGTCCCCGAAGATGTCAGGGCCGTGGTGCACGATGTACTGCGTCACAGAATTGGAATCACTTACGAGGCCGAGGCAGAAAATATTACTTCCGAAGAAATCATCAACAAGATTGTAAACGAGGTAGAAGTGCCTTAG
- a CDS encoding DUF58 domain-containing protein has product MDTKELLKKVRKIEIKTRRLSDHIFGGEYHSTFKGRGMTFSEVRQYQFGDDVRSIDWNVTARYNEPYVKVFEEERELTMMLMVDVSGSELFGTSNQFKKEIVTEISATLAFSALQNNDKVGVILFSDEVELFIPPKKGKSHVLRIIRELLEFQPKSSETNLAEALKFLTNVMKKKAIVFVLSDFIADDYDNTLRIVGNKHDVTGIRVYDEREETIPNLGMVQMQDAETGEIQLVNTQSKQVRSAYGQHYKDKVAYFSNSFNKSGCGVINCRADESYVKKLLGYFKRRG; this is encoded by the coding sequence ATGGATACAAAGGAACTACTAAAAAAAGTACGCAAAATTGAAATCAAGACCCGGCGTCTTTCCGACCATATTTTTGGTGGGGAATACCACTCTACGTTCAAAGGTAGGGGGATGACGTTCAGCGAAGTGCGCCAGTATCAATTTGGCGATGATGTGCGAAGCATTGACTGGAACGTTACCGCACGCTACAACGAACCCTACGTAAAGGTTTTTGAGGAAGAGCGCGAACTTACCATGATGTTGATGGTGGACGTAAGTGGGTCAGAACTTTTTGGTACATCAAACCAATTTAAAAAGGAAATTGTCACTGAAATCTCTGCTACGCTTGCTTTTTCCGCGCTTCAAAACAACGATAAGGTCGGTGTGATTTTGTTTTCCGATGAAGTGGAACTCTTTATTCCGCCCAAGAAAGGAAAAAGCCACGTACTCAGAATCATTCGGGAATTGCTGGAGTTCCAGCCAAAAAGTAGTGAAACCAATCTTGCGGAAGCACTAAAATTTCTGACGAACGTGATGAAGAAAAAAGCCATTGTTTTTGTGCTTTCTGATTTTATCGCGGACGATTACGACAACACCCTTCGCATCGTGGGCAACAAACACGACGTAACCGGCATACGGGTGTATGATGAGCGCGAAGAAACCATCCCAAACTTGGGAATGGTGCAAATGCAGGATGCCGAAACGGGCGAGATTCAATTGGTGAATACCCAATCCAAACAAGTACGTTCAGCTTACGGACAACATTACAAGGACAAAGTAGCGTATTTCTCCAACTCCTTCAACAAGTCGGGGTGTGGTGTAATCAATTGTCGGGCGGACGAAAGTTATGTAAAAAAGCTATTGGGCTATTTTAAACGAAGAGGATAA
- a CDS encoding BatD family protein produces the protein MRMDNLHTIRNLNEAKFILVTLLFLMLLPTIGFSQTEPKVDAVVDTLSIKIGEQIQYKITVETDSTDVVFFPEGQTFSPLETVEAIMADTIKNDEKVILQKIYSLTQFDSGAYTIPPQRIAINEQPFFTDSFQVKVADVVVDTTKQKMYDIKPLIEVERSNADMWLTALWILLGLIVVGGLVYWFFLRKKPLTEEEKVALLPPYDRALMELKKLENSRYLIQDEYKQYYSELTDIVRSYLEEDVHVTAMESTTSELITKLEMLRDAGELKLEDETIQQFQKILQTADLVKFAKNKPASSVAEQDRKLVEEIVTKTHQGLPEPTEEDLLLDQEYLEELARKKQRKRIYWAAAIFAGIIVLGGIGSAIYFGTKKVSDTVFGYPTKDLLEGEWVASSYGFPPIHIETPEVLVRQEPELPKETEELIKELQAFSYGSYVGIFSVSTSSITFKEQKEEPQFEAVIGSTLTNFEQLGLKNIITKQEEFVTQSGVKGMKTYGTGTLERPNGDSKRAKYNIVTFGGKGFIQQVVITWEEDDEYAEQIVDRILGSLDVKTQA, from the coding sequence ATGCGAATGGACAATCTACATACAATTAGAAACTTAAACGAGGCCAAATTCATCTTGGTCACTTTATTGTTTCTGATGCTTTTGCCCACGATCGGTTTTTCGCAAACAGAGCCCAAAGTGGATGCCGTAGTGGATACCCTGTCCATCAAAATTGGCGAGCAGATTCAATACAAAATTACGGTTGAAACGGATTCCACCGATGTTGTTTTCTTTCCCGAGGGCCAAACCTTTTCCCCATTGGAAACCGTTGAGGCGATTATGGCCGATACCATAAAAAATGATGAAAAGGTCATCCTTCAAAAAATATATTCGCTGACACAGTTTGATAGTGGGGCATACACTATTCCTCCACAACGAATTGCCATCAACGAACAACCCTTTTTCACGGATTCCTTCCAAGTAAAGGTGGCCGACGTGGTCGTGGATACCACCAAACAAAAGATGTACGACATCAAACCTTTGATTGAGGTAGAGCGGAGCAATGCCGATATGTGGCTTACCGCACTTTGGATTCTTTTAGGGCTGATTGTGGTCGGCGGATTGGTCTACTGGTTCTTTTTGCGCAAAAAACCATTGACCGAGGAAGAAAAAGTCGCCTTGCTCCCTCCCTATGACCGAGCGTTGATGGAGCTGAAAAAACTGGAGAATTCAAGGTATCTCATTCAGGATGAGTACAAACAGTACTATTCCGAGCTTACCGACATTGTCCGGTCCTATTTGGAAGAAGATGTGCACGTAACAGCCATGGAAAGCACTACCTCGGAGCTCATTACCAAATTGGAAATGTTACGCGATGCCGGGGAACTTAAATTGGAAGATGAGACCATCCAACAATTTCAAAAAATATTACAAACGGCAGATTTGGTCAAATTCGCCAAGAACAAACCTGCATCATCCGTTGCAGAACAGGATAGAAAATTGGTAGAGGAAATCGTGACCAAAACCCACCAAGGACTTCCGGAGCCTACCGAAGAAGATTTGTTGTTAGATCAGGAATATTTGGAAGAACTCGCCAGAAAAAAACAACGCAAAAGAATCTACTGGGCCGCAGCCATTTTTGCTGGAATCATTGTTTTGGGCGGCATCGGGTCAGCCATTTATTTCGGAACAAAAAAGGTAAGCGATACCGTGTTCGGATATCCCACCAAAGATCTTTTGGAAGGCGAATGGGTGGCCAGTTCCTACGGTTTTCCTCCCATTCATATAGAAACCCCAGAGGTTTTGGTACGCCAAGAGCCAGAGTTGCCCAAAGAAACAGAAGAGCTCATTAAAGAGCTTCAGGCTTTTTCCTATGGAAGTTATGTAGGGATATTTTCGGTGAGCACGAGTTCCATCACCTTTAAAGAACAAAAAGAAGAGCCTCAATTTGAAGCGGTCATCGGTTCCACCTTGACCAATTTTGAGCAATTGGGCCTTAAAAACATCATCACCAAACAAGAAGAGTTCGTCACCCAGTCGGGAGTAAAAGGAATGAAAACCTATGGCACCGGCACCTTGGAACGACCCAATGGCGACTCCAAAAGGGCCAAGTACAATATTGTCACCTTTGGCGGTAAAGGGTTTATCCAACAAGTGGTGATCACTTGGGAAGAAGATGATGAATATGCAGAACAGATCGTGGACCGAATTTTAGGAAGTCTGGATGTAAAAACACAAGCGTAA
- a CDS encoding vWA domain-containing protein → MFENIEFANPEFFWLLLSLPLALLWYFFKRKNEMASLRISSIKGFTVKSWASKLKPVLLGIRLLALAAIITALARPQTEDISTRTKTTKGIDIVMAIDVSSSMLARDLKPDRLTALKEVAADFIEGRPNDRIGLVSYAAESYTKTPITSDKAIVLNSLEEITYGVLEDGTAIGMGLATSVNRLKESKAISKVIILLTDGVNNSGFIEPRTAADLAVEFGIKTYTIGIGTNGNALSPIAYNRDGSYRYGMRQVEIDEELLEEIANVTGGKYFRATDNESLEAIYDEINKLEKTEIEEFKYYKYEEKFRPLIFLAGILLLLEWGLRNSIFKSFI, encoded by the coding sequence ATGTTTGAGAACATAGAATTTGCAAATCCTGAATTTTTCTGGCTGCTCCTATCGCTGCCACTGGCTTTGCTATGGTATTTTTTCAAACGAAAAAATGAAATGGCATCCCTACGTATTTCCAGCATCAAAGGATTTACGGTCAAGAGTTGGGCATCAAAACTAAAACCCGTGCTGTTAGGGATACGCTTGTTGGCCTTGGCGGCTATCATCACGGCCTTGGCGCGTCCTCAAACCGAGGATATTTCAACACGGACAAAAACCACGAAGGGCATCGATATCGTAATGGCCATTGATGTATCGTCCAGTATGTTGGCACGTGACCTTAAACCGGATAGATTGACCGCCCTCAAAGAAGTAGCCGCCGACTTTATCGAAGGTCGCCCCAACGACCGCATCGGATTGGTAAGCTATGCGGCCGAAAGCTATACCAAAACCCCAATCACCAGTGATAAAGCCATTGTATTGAACTCGTTGGAGGAAATTACCTATGGTGTTTTGGAAGATGGTACGGCCATAGGCATGGGGCTGGCCACCTCGGTAAACCGATTAAAAGAAAGCAAGGCCATCAGTAAAGTTATCATTCTTTTAACGGACGGTGTCAATAATTCTGGCTTTATTGAACCTAGAACCGCTGCTGACCTCGCCGTGGAGTTTGGAATCAAAACCTACACTATCGGCATAGGCACCAACGGTAATGCCCTGTCTCCCATCGCTTACAATAGAGATGGGTCTTACAGGTACGGAATGCGACAAGTGGAGATTGACGAAGAATTGCTGGAAGAGATTGCCAATGTAACTGGAGGAAAATATTTCCGCGCCACCGACAATGAGTCTTTGGAAGCCATTTATGATGAGATCAACAAGTTGGAAAAAACCGAAATAGAAGAATTCAAATACTACAAGTACGAGGAAAAATTCAGGCCATTGATTTTCCTGGCCGGAATTTTATTGCTGTTGGAATGGGGATTGCGAAACTCCATCTTTAAAAGTTTTATTTAG
- a CDS encoding VWA domain-containing protein: protein MIQFDEKIYFYLLAIIPVMALAFFFLQIWKKKTQKRFADTRLLKRLAPDKSNFKSTLKLVFLLGGLAFLVLGLVNPKIGTKLETVKREGVDIVFALDVSKSMLAEDIAPNRLEKSKRIVSEIINQLASDRIGIIAYAGQAYPQLPITTDYGAAKMFLQSMNTDMLSSQGTAINAAIDLASTYYDDTQQTNRVLFIVSDGEDHSESSTINAVEKATQNGIRVYTIGVGSAKGSPIPIKRNGIVESLKKDNQGEVVITKLNENVLTEIADRGNGEYIDGSNTENAVEYIKEELNRMDKTEFEAKQFAEYKDQFQWFLAAGFLLLFLDIFVLDRKTQWLKKLNLFNEHDDEQD, encoded by the coding sequence ATGATTCAGTTTGACGAAAAAATATATTTCTACCTCTTGGCCATAATCCCGGTTATGGCCCTGGCGTTCTTTTTTCTTCAGATCTGGAAGAAGAAAACACAAAAGCGTTTTGCAGACACCAGACTGTTGAAACGTTTGGCGCCCGATAAATCGAACTTCAAGTCCACCCTTAAATTGGTTTTTTTGTTGGGAGGTCTGGCATTTTTGGTCTTGGGGTTGGTCAATCCTAAAATCGGGACCAAACTGGAAACCGTAAAACGCGAAGGTGTCGATATCGTATTCGCCCTTGATGTTTCCAAAAGTATGTTGGCAGAGGACATTGCCCCCAACCGATTGGAAAAATCAAAACGTATTGTTTCGGAGATCATCAACCAATTGGCCAGTGACCGAATCGGCATTATCGCCTACGCAGGGCAGGCCTATCCACAATTGCCCATTACCACGGACTACGGCGCGGCAAAAATGTTCTTGCAGAGCATGAACACCGATATGCTCTCGTCACAAGGAACCGCCATCAATGCTGCCATAGATTTGGCCAGCACCTATTATGATGATACGCAGCAAACCAATAGGGTCCTTTTCATTGTTTCCGACGGGGAAGACCACTCCGAAAGCTCAACCATAAACGCCGTTGAAAAAGCTACGCAAAACGGTATCCGTGTGTATACCATTGGGGTAGGCAGTGCCAAGGGATCTCCCATTCCCATCAAACGGAACGGAATCGTGGAGAGCTTGAAGAAGGACAATCAAGGTGAGGTGGTGATCACGAAGCTGAACGAAAACGTATTGACAGAGATTGCCGACAGGGGCAATGGCGAATATATTGATGGTTCCAACACGGAAAATGCCGTGGAATACATCAAGGAAGAACTGAACCGAATGGACAAAACGGAATTTGAAGCCAAGCAATTCGCGGAGTACAAAGACCAATTTCAATGGTTTCTGGCCGCAGGCTTTTTACTCCTATTTTTGGACATTTTCGTTTTGGACAGAAAAACACAATGGTTAAAAAAACTGAATCTTTTTAATGAGCACGATGATGAGCAAGATTAA
- a CDS encoding tetratricopeptide repeat protein — translation MSKIKLMFGLLLGLGAVHAQDDITEKANKEAEKALKASTNITYEANEELTSNDFVSAEADYRRAISKSNKNAAARFNLGNAYYNRESFGEAFGRFKEASDAADDKGEKHKAFHNMGNVFMKQKDYKQAVEAYKQALRKNPNDDETRYNLALAKKMLEKQQDEQKNDQNQDDQDKKDQENEDKDKNQDQNNEGGDNEKKDEGEQKEDENKDKGDQGDNGEDKPKENQEGDGDKKKEQEKKPNEGNQPNDKKQQPRPNQLSEQQIQNLLEAMQNEEKKVQEKMEARKVRGKKVKNEKDW, via the coding sequence ATGAGCAAGATTAAGTTGATGTTTGGACTATTGCTAGGTTTAGGAGCGGTCCACGCACAGGATGACATTACGGAAAAAGCGAACAAAGAAGCGGAGAAAGCACTGAAAGCCTCCACAAACATTACCTATGAGGCCAACGAGGAACTGACATCCAACGACTTTGTTTCGGCAGAGGCCGATTACAGACGGGCCATATCCAAGAGCAATAAAAATGCAGCTGCAAGATTTAATTTAGGTAATGCCTATTACAACAGGGAAAGTTTTGGCGAAGCCTTTGGCAGATTCAAGGAAGCCAGTGATGCAGCGGATGACAAAGGAGAAAAGCACAAAGCCTTCCATAATATGGGCAATGTGTTCATGAAGCAGAAAGACTACAAACAAGCTGTTGAGGCCTATAAACAAGCTTTGCGAAAAAACCCCAACGACGACGAGACCCGATACAATCTTGCCTTGGCAAAAAAGATGCTCGAAAAACAACAGGACGAGCAAAAGAACGACCAAAACCAAGACGATCAGGATAAAAAAGACCAGGAAAACGAGGACAAGGACAAAAACCAAGATCAGAACAACGAAGGCGGCGATAACGAGAAGAAGGACGAAGGCGAACAAAAAGAAGACGAAAACAAGGATAAGGGCGATCAGGGCGATAATGGGGAAGATAAGCCCAAGGAAAACCAAGAAGGCGATGGCGACAAGAAAAAAGAGCAGGAGAAAAAGCCCAACGAAGGCAATCAGCCCAATGATAAAAAGCAGCAGCCCAGACCCAATCAATTATCGGAACAGCAAATCCAGAATTTGCTAGAGGCCATGCAGAACGAGGAGAAAAAAGTTCAGGAAAAAATGGAGGCCCGAAAAGTTCGCGGCAAGAAAGTTAAAAACGAGAAGGACTGGTAA
- a CDS encoding BatD family protein produces MKLLKGNILLFLGTLLLSGLCSYAQEETEGVEFTMNLSKEELGINERLRVDFTMNKDGDNFKPPQFENFKVVMGPSQSISSSWINGKRSFSKTYTYILVPTARGSFTINQATIEIDGQTYKTTPQKVEVTAAVDKPNSQKTVDDVADENLHLVAEVSKGNPYLNEAVTVIYKLYVSPNVSVTNYRPLDNPTYNNFWSQDIPVTKHTAQNGTYQGKPYRYVVLKRVVLYPQKSGQLDIEPLSLEVFVDVPTNRRDFFGGRIYTSTSKTVSAGKRTINVKPLPETGKPANFSGAVGDFDFSVTTSKTQLNASESLQAKVEVSGKGNLKLFQLPEPELPSSLEVYDPEYEESINTYSSGMEGKVSNNYTIVPSFRGKYPIPSISFSFFDPDTGTYKTIRSEEINIEVLEGPTNSSGTVTGPTSNKQMVVPTGDQFHFINITPNLSAIGAERFFGSTLFFILLLAPLLLIPIAIFTFKKREAIASDVEGNKIKKANRLARKYLSTAKKELGNKEAFYVALEKGLHNYLKAKLHIETSEFSKDKITGILSEKNVNNSDIQGFISLLTSCEMARYSPFSNVQMQKDYEKASEVISNLDKQL; encoded by the coding sequence ATGAAATTGTTGAAGGGCAACATATTGCTTTTTTTAGGGACGCTCCTCCTATCGGGGCTGTGCTCATATGCCCAAGAAGAAACCGAAGGCGTAGAGTTCACCATGAACCTGAGCAAAGAGGAATTGGGAATCAACGAGCGACTACGGGTAGATTTTACCATGAACAAGGACGGCGACAATTTTAAACCGCCTCAGTTCGAAAATTTTAAAGTGGTCATGGGGCCCTCACAATCCATTAGTTCCTCGTGGATCAACGGCAAACGGAGCTTTTCGAAAACCTATACCTATATTTTGGTGCCAACCGCAAGGGGAAGTTTTACCATAAACCAAGCTACCATCGAGATAGATGGGCAAACATACAAAACAACACCGCAAAAAGTTGAGGTGACAGCAGCCGTTGATAAACCGAATTCACAAAAAACAGTGGACGATGTGGCTGATGAAAATCTTCATTTGGTCGCAGAGGTTTCCAAAGGAAATCCATATTTGAACGAAGCCGTAACCGTAATCTATAAACTTTATGTCAGTCCGAATGTCAGCGTTACGAATTATCGCCCATTGGACAACCCAACTTATAACAATTTTTGGAGCCAGGATATTCCAGTGACCAAGCATACGGCACAAAATGGAACCTACCAAGGCAAACCATATCGGTACGTGGTATTAAAAAGAGTCGTACTATATCCCCAAAAATCGGGGCAGTTGGACATTGAACCACTTTCCTTGGAGGTTTTTGTTGATGTACCCACCAACCGACGGGACTTTTTTGGCGGAAGGATTTATACCTCGACCAGCAAAACGGTTTCTGCGGGAAAACGTACCATCAATGTAAAACCTTTGCCAGAGACGGGAAAACCGGCCAATTTTAGCGGTGCCGTTGGGGATTTTGATTTCTCCGTGACCACGAGCAAGACCCAATTGAATGCTTCCGAATCGCTTCAGGCCAAAGTTGAGGTATCGGGAAAAGGGAACTTAAAACTCTTCCAGCTTCCCGAACCCGAACTGCCCAGTTCCTTGGAGGTGTATGATCCCGAATACGAGGAATCCATCAACACCTATAGCTCGGGCATGGAAGGCAAAGTATCCAACAACTACACCATTGTGCCCTCTTTTAGGGGCAAATACCCGATTCCAAGTATATCTTTCAGCTTTTTTGATCCGGATACCGGTACCTACAAAACCATACGTTCCGAAGAAATAAATATTGAGGTGCTAGAAGGGCCTACAAACAGTTCAGGAACTGTAACCGGACCAACGTCCAACAAACAAATGGTTGTCCCCACAGGCGATCAATTCCACTTTATAAATATAACCCCGAATCTGAGTGCCATCGGGGCCGAACGATTCTTTGGTTCCACCCTGTTCTTTATTCTTTTGCTTGCTCCATTGTTATTGATTCCCATAGCCATTTTCACATTCAAAAAGAGAGAGGCCATTGCCAGTGACGTGGAGGGCAATAAAATCAAAAAAGCCAACAGATTGGCCAGAAAATATCTTTCCACCGCCAAAAAGGAACTTGGGAACAAAGAGGCTTTTTACGTGGCCCTGGAAAAAGGATTGCACAACTACCTGAAGGCCAAGTTGCATATTGAGACATCCGAGTTTAGCAAGGATAAGATTACGGGAATCCTTTCTGAAAAAAATGTGAACAATTCGGACATCCAAGGATTTATAAGTTTATTGACCAGTTGTGAAATGGCACGATACAGCCCGTTTTCCAACGTTCAGATGCAAAAGGATTATGAAAAAGCCAGCGAGGTAATCTCTAATTTGGACAAACAACTATGA
- a CDS encoding SH3 domain-containing protein → MKKIAFLVCLLSFVFGFAQNEALFNKATELYNDGEYSAAIENYKKILENGEHSASLYFNLGNCYYKLNAIGPSIYYYEKALILDPGNGEIQNNLAFAQNMRLDAIEEMPKTEISRIYSSVVGMFTSDQWAYLSIALVFLFVLAYMAYYFLRPANQKRAAFISSILSLTFCLVCVLFAYLNHQQNTNDDPAIIFDQEVNVNSEPNANSSTIFTIHEGTKVNVLDELDGWKRIRIADGQTGWLKAESIKKIKDF, encoded by the coding sequence ATGAAGAAGATAGCTTTTTTGGTATGTCTCCTTTCCTTTGTTTTTGGGTTTGCCCAAAACGAGGCTTTGTTCAATAAGGCGACCGAACTTTACAACGATGGCGAATACTCGGCTGCCATAGAGAATTATAAAAAAATCCTGGAAAATGGCGAACACTCTGCATCGCTCTATTTTAATTTGGGCAATTGTTACTACAAGCTCAATGCCATTGGGCCAAGTATCTATTATTACGAAAAAGCCCTAATCCTAGACCCCGGCAACGGGGAGATTCAGAACAATCTGGCATTTGCCCAAAATATGAGACTGGATGCCATTGAAGAAATGCCCAAAACAGAGATTTCAAGAATATATAGTTCGGTTGTTGGGATGTTCACATCGGACCAATGGGCTTACTTGTCCATTGCTCTCGTATTTTTGTTCGTACTGGCATATATGGCCTACTATTTTTTAAGACCTGCCAATCAAAAAAGAGCCGCTTTTATTTCCAGTATACTATCCCTCACCTTCTGTTTGGTCTGTGTTCTATTTGCCTACCTCAACCATCAACAGAACACGAACGACGACCCGGCCATTATCTTTGACCAAGAAGTAAATGTAAATTCAGAGCCGAACGCCAACAGCAGTACAATTTTCACCATTCATGAAGGCACCAAGGTAAATGTGTTGGACGAGCTCGATGGTTGGAAAAGAATACGGATCGCAGATGGGCAAACAGGTTGGCTCAAAGCGGAGAGCATAAAGAAAATCAAGGACTTTTAG